The following coding sequences lie in one Aquabacterium olei genomic window:
- a CDS encoding tetratricopeptide repeat protein: MSDAAVVATETPLSGDPQQDREYLFKAVEKQGLGHTDEAEQMFRHYLALYPGDAIALYSLAVILMQRADPPGALALLEKGLQTTPGFAPLWGAQGFALQALGERERALASYERAIELKPDYTEALINSGALLREKHQHAAALQRFQAVLAVQPDHQSALGNTAILLGEFKQSAEAIATLRRLLTLNPDYDYGLGLLSYEQLLVCDWEGHAPLRQRILDGLRAGQRTCKSLGLMAISDEASDHQQCARLFAEQRYRPASTRYWRGERYRHKKIRIAYVSPDLREHPVGHLMAGIFERHDHSRFETIAISIGVDDNSRLRARMLKAFDHFIDARGMSAREVAQRMREMEVDIAIDLAGYTSDARTDIFCHRPAPVHINYLGYPGTLGMSDMDYIIADRHVIPPEHQRFYDEKVLYLPDTYLPTDNSVEIAAQTPTRAECGLPEDAFVFCSFNHDYKISPEVFDSWMRVLAQVPNSVLWLMSRNEIAQGNLRKEAQARGIDASRLVFAKRVPRVEDHLARYRQADLFLDTHPYNAHTTCADALMAGLPVLTRMGHSFPSRVAGSVLHAVGMPELVTHDVAGYEALAVELATDRPRLQRLREQLARNKATHALFDTEQFCRNLEAIYIAVWRQQQLGDARDALSAAA; encoded by the coding sequence ATGAGTGATGCCGCCGTTGTTGCCACCGAGACGCCTTTGAGCGGTGACCCACAGCAAGACCGTGAGTACCTCTTCAAAGCGGTCGAGAAGCAGGGCCTCGGTCACACCGACGAGGCCGAGCAGATGTTCAGGCACTACCTGGCGCTTTACCCCGGCGATGCCATTGCGCTGTACTCGCTGGCCGTCATCCTGATGCAGCGTGCCGATCCGCCGGGCGCACTGGCCTTGCTCGAAAAAGGACTGCAGACGACCCCCGGCTTCGCGCCGCTGTGGGGCGCACAAGGCTTTGCTCTGCAGGCACTGGGCGAGCGCGAGCGGGCGCTGGCCAGCTACGAACGCGCCATCGAATTGAAGCCCGACTACACCGAGGCCCTGATCAACAGCGGTGCGCTGCTGCGAGAAAAGCACCAGCATGCGGCCGCCCTGCAGCGCTTCCAGGCCGTGCTCGCCGTGCAGCCCGACCATCAATCTGCCTTGGGCAACACCGCCATCCTCCTCGGCGAATTCAAGCAATCTGCCGAAGCCATCGCCACCCTGCGTCGCCTTCTGACACTCAATCCCGACTACGACTACGGGCTCGGCCTGCTCAGCTACGAACAGCTCCTGGTGTGCGACTGGGAGGGCCATGCACCGCTCCGACAGCGCATCCTGGATGGCCTACGGGCGGGACAGCGCACGTGCAAGTCACTCGGGCTCATGGCCATCTCCGACGAGGCGAGCGACCACCAGCAATGTGCCCGCCTGTTTGCGGAACAACGCTACCGCCCTGCTTCCACCCGCTACTGGCGAGGCGAACGCTATCGCCACAAGAAGATCCGCATCGCCTACGTGTCGCCAGACCTCCGCGAACACCCGGTCGGACACCTGATGGCCGGCATCTTCGAGCGCCATGATCACAGCCGGTTCGAGACCATCGCCATCTCCATCGGTGTGGACGACAACAGCCGTCTCCGCGCCCGCATGCTGAAGGCGTTCGACCACTTCATCGACGCCAGAGGGATGAGCGCCCGCGAGGTGGCTCAAAGGATGCGCGAGATGGAGGTGGACATCGCCATCGACCTTGCCGGCTACACCTCCGATGCGCGCACCGACATCTTCTGCCACCGCCCTGCCCCGGTTCACATCAACTACCTGGGTTACCCCGGCACGCTGGGCATGTCCGACATGGACTACATCATTGCCGACCGGCATGTGATCCCGCCGGAGCACCAGCGCTTCTACGACGAGAAGGTGCTGTACCTGCCCGACACCTATCTGCCGACCGACAACAGCGTCGAGATCGCGGCGCAGACCCCGACCCGCGCCGAGTGCGGCCTGCCCGAGGACGCCTTTGTCTTCTGCTCGTTCAACCACGACTACAAGATCTCGCCGGAGGTCTTCGACAGCTGGATGCGCGTGCTGGCACAGGTGCCCAACAGCGTGCTGTGGCTCATGTCTCGCAACGAAATCGCGCAAGGCAATCTGCGCAAGGAAGCGCAAGCCCGCGGCATCGATGCATCACGGCTCGTCTTCGCCAAGCGCGTTCCCCGGGTCGAGGATCACCTGGCGCGCTACCGCCAGGCGGATCTGTTCCTGGACACCCACCCCTACAACGCGCACACCACCTGTGCGGACGCGCTGATGGCCGGCTTGCCCGTGCTCACGCGCATGGGCCACTCCTTCCCCTCTCGCGTGGCCGGCAGCGTCCTGCATGCCGTCGGCATGCCGGAGCTGGTCACGCACGATGTAGCAGGCTACGAGGCGCTGGCCGTGGAGCTGGCCACGGACCGCCCGCGCCTGCAGCGCCTGCGAGAGCAACTCGCGCGCAACAAGGCCACCCACGCGCTGTTCGACACCGAGCAGTTCTGCCGGAACCTCGAGGCCATCTACATCGCCGTGTGGCGCCAGCAGCAACTCGGTGACGCACGCGATGCGCTGAGCGCCGCGGCCTGA
- a CDS encoding DUF5672 family protein gives MTQHTLVLIPIYRPVLDRRETASVDQSMAVLRSTGRPCVFIGPEGMDTGWYAERYPDVPVMRFPARFFSSIKGYNLLMLDPDFYRGFAGHDFVLILQTDAFLLHDALDHWAARPYDYIGAPWPEGMEVLVSTDRFAGPHARKVRARVGNGGLSLRRIDKCVALLQEFPQSLEVFRHTGSSEDLFFGLLGPLSLDFVMPGEVEASCFAMELQPPHYFHVNGQREPMGAHAWWKYDPAFWVSRVPSLAHALNEPTAAAV, from the coding sequence ATGACCCAGCACACGCTCGTCCTCATCCCCATCTACAGGCCCGTGCTGGACAGGCGGGAAACGGCCTCGGTCGACCAGTCGATGGCCGTGCTCCGCAGCACCGGTCGCCCCTGCGTCTTCATCGGCCCCGAAGGCATGGACACCGGCTGGTATGCCGAGCGCTACCCTGACGTGCCCGTGATGCGCTTTCCGGCTCGCTTCTTCAGCTCCATCAAAGGCTACAACCTCTTGATGCTGGACCCGGACTTCTACCGGGGATTCGCCGGCCATGACTTCGTCCTGATTCTGCAGACGGACGCCTTCCTGCTTCACGATGCACTGGACCACTGGGCGGCCCGTCCCTACGACTACATCGGTGCGCCCTGGCCTGAAGGGATGGAGGTCCTCGTCAGCACCGACCGGTTTGCCGGGCCGCACGCGCGCAAGGTTCGTGCTCGGGTCGGCAATGGCGGACTGAGCCTGAGGCGCATCGACAAGTGCGTGGCGCTGCTTCAGGAGTTTCCACAGAGCCTGGAGGTCTTCCGCCACACCGGTTCCAGCGAGGACCTGTTCTTCGGCTTGCTGGGGCCCCTGTCGCTCGACTTCGTGATGCCAGGCGAAGTCGAAGCCTCCTGTTTCGCCATGGAGTTGCAGCCCCCACACTACTTCCACGTCAACGGGCAGCGGGAGCCCATGGGCGCTCACGCCTGGTGGAAGTACGACCCGGCCTTCTGGGTCAGCCGGGTACCCAGCCTGGCTCATGCACTGAACGAACCCACCGCGGCAGCCGTGTAA
- a CDS encoding class I SAM-dependent methyltransferase — MASRSIDALHRSKTGKVSDKWASYLTYYDALFAPLREAPISMLEIGIQNGGSLETWASYFTQARQFIGCDIDPSCEALRYEDPRVSVVVGDANSAPAYQKILGLCPQFDVVIDDGSHVSTDIINSFINYFPHVKPGGLYVVEDAHCLYMNAYGGGILNDYSGYAFFKKLVDVVSFEFWKDTLSVQNYLRTFFDVNQTPAFILDGWIESIEFRNSIITIRKAERPGHDKLGERLTVGSVAQVQDWGGKKPSA, encoded by the coding sequence ATGGCGTCCAGATCAATTGATGCGCTGCATCGGAGCAAGACCGGGAAAGTCAGCGACAAGTGGGCCTCCTACCTGACGTACTACGACGCCCTGTTTGCCCCTCTGCGCGAGGCGCCCATCTCGATGCTGGAGATCGGCATTCAGAACGGAGGTTCGCTGGAGACCTGGGCGAGCTACTTCACGCAAGCCCGTCAGTTCATCGGCTGCGACATCGACCCCAGCTGCGAAGCCCTGCGCTACGAAGACCCACGCGTCAGCGTCGTGGTCGGTGATGCCAACAGCGCCCCGGCCTACCAGAAGATCCTGGGTCTGTGCCCTCAGTTCGACGTCGTCATCGACGACGGCTCGCACGTGTCCACCGACATCATCAATTCGTTCATCAACTACTTCCCGCACGTCAAGCCGGGCGGCCTGTACGTGGTGGAAGACGCGCACTGTCTGTACATGAACGCCTACGGCGGCGGCATCCTGAACGACTACAGCGGATACGCCTTCTTCAAGAAGCTGGTCGATGTCGTCAGCTTCGAGTTCTGGAAGGACACCCTGAGCGTCCAGAACTACCTGCGCACCTTCTTCGACGTCAACCAGACGCCGGCCTTCATCCTGGATGGCTGGATCGAGTCGATCGAGTTCCGAAACTCCATCATCACCATCCGCAAGGCCGAGCGCCCCGGTCACGACAAGCTCGGCGAACGCCTGACCGTCGGTTCGGTGGCGCAGGTTCAGGACTGGGGCGGCAAGAAGCCATCGGCCTGA